A genomic window from Flavobacterium phycosphaerae includes:
- a CDS encoding PorP/SprF family type IX secretion system membrane protein: protein MKKIYFIAIVALSVLSEVQAQQDPHYTQYMYNMSVINPAYAGSKESVSGGLLYRKQWVEIEDAPSTGTFFIHSPVGRNVGLGLSVVSDKIGPVEENNFYGDFSYTLNLGGEHRLAFGLKAGLTMHKIDFNTIYPTLPDLGDDVFGSGNPSASFLNIGSGVFYYTDKYYLAFSVPNMLKSKYLDFDGRKYGTEVLHYFFTGGYVFDINPNLKFKPFAMVKTSVNAPTSFDVSTNFMLYDKLELGATYRLEDSFGAMVNFAITPSLRIGYAYDHIVSDLKVVTPASHEVMLLFDLNFPKKVSQSPRYF from the coding sequence ATGAAGAAAATATATTTCATTGCAATAGTAGCTTTATCGGTACTATCAGAAGTACAAGCTCAGCAAGATCCACACTATACACAGTATATGTACAACATGAGTGTGATCAATCCGGCTTATGCAGGCTCTAAAGAAAGTGTTTCAGGTGGATTACTATACAGAAAACAATGGGTAGAAATAGAAGATGCTCCTTCAACAGGAACTTTCTTTATTCACAGCCCGGTTGGCAGAAATGTTGGGTTAGGTCTTTCGGTGGTTTCCGATAAGATTGGACCGGTTGAAGAAAACAATTTCTATGGTGACTTCTCCTATACCTTAAACTTAGGTGGAGAGCACAGACTGGCTTTTGGTTTAAAAGCCGGTTTAACCATGCACAAAATTGATTTCAACACCATTTATCCAACGCTTCCGGATTTAGGTGATGATGTTTTTGGTAGTGGAAATCCAAGTGCTTCCTTTTTGAATATAGGTTCCGGGGTATTTTACTATACGGATAAATATTACTTAGCCTTCTCGGTACCAAATATGTTAAAATCAAAGTATTTAGATTTTGACGGAAGAAAGTACGGAACAGAAGTGTTGCATTATTTCTTTACCGGAGGATATGTATTTGACATTAATCCGAATTTGAAATTCAAACCGTTTGCTATGGTGAAGACCTCGGTGAATGCACCAACATCGTTTGATGTGTCTACCAACTTTATGCTGTATGACAAATTGGAGTTAGGAGCCACCTATAGATTAGAAGACTCGTTTGGCGCTATGGTAAACTTTGCCATTACACCAAGCTTAAGAATCGGATATGCTTACGACCATATTGTTTCAGATTTAAAAGTAGTAACACCGGCTTCACACGAGGTAATGTTATTATTTGATTTGAATTTCCCGAAAAAAGTATCACAATCGCCTAGATATTTCTAA
- a CDS encoding OmpA family protein: MKNLYIALSFVAISFTMSAQNKDTKAADKLYNQYEYVDAAKEYLKLVENGKATDYVYKQLADTYYNMFNSTEAVKWYAKATEMTQDAETYYRYAQMLKANGKYEESNKQMQKFANAAPSDTRAKAFRDNPNYVPRLLDKTKLYNINPSDISSDKSDFGAILYDNSLYFTSARNGSRKNYGVLDEPYLDIYKADYNADGTITNAATVNSLNSKYHDGPLTMSADGNTVYFSSDSFRDKKFEKDKKNNLKLGRNSIYKATKNGDSWGNIEFLPFNGKEFSTSNPSLSRDGKTLYFSSNRPGSIGGVDIWKVSINADGTYGDPQNLGNKVNTEGDESFPFIADDNKNLFFASSGKQGLGGFDIYQIDLSKGGEANNLGKPVNTEKDDFGFSFNGTKDIGFISSNRSGNDDIFVVTPVCAVDVTIVVTNAKTGAILANAGVSIMDDKKNIITSEMSNDKGEVTYKVECDRPYVVQATKDGFEGNTFAVNKSKGPTAKVDAALQPIDVIVTETEVVLKPIYFEFNKSNITQEGAFELDKLVQVMKNNDKMVIYAKAHTDNRGSDKYNLNLSDRRAKSTVQYIISKGIDASRISGKGMGELEPKVDCGKDCTEEQHAQNRRSEFLIVKK, from the coding sequence ATGAAAAATCTATATATAGCATTAAGTTTTGTTGCCATTAGTTTTACTATGTCGGCGCAAAATAAAGACACCAAAGCAGCGGATAAATTATACAATCAATATGAATATGTTGATGCTGCCAAAGAATATTTAAAATTGGTAGAAAACGGAAAAGCTACTGATTATGTTTATAAGCAGCTTGCCGATACGTATTATAATATGTTTAATTCAACAGAAGCGGTTAAATGGTATGCCAAAGCAACTGAGATGACTCAGGATGCCGAAACATATTACCGTTACGCACAAATGTTGAAAGCCAATGGTAAATACGAAGAGTCTAATAAGCAAATGCAAAAATTCGCTAATGCTGCACCTTCAGATACCAGAGCCAAAGCTTTCAGAGACAATCCTAATTATGTTCCGAGATTGTTAGATAAAACTAAATTGTACAACATCAACCCTTCTGATATCAGTAGTGATAAATCTGATTTTGGAGCCATATTGTATGATAACTCGTTATATTTTACCAGTGCACGTAACGGATCACGCAAAAATTATGGGGTTTTAGACGAACCTTATCTTGATATTTACAAAGCTGATTATAATGCGGATGGTACAATCACCAATGCAGCAACGGTTAACTCATTAAATTCAAAGTACCATGATGGTCCATTGACTATGAGTGCTGATGGGAACACAGTTTATTTTTCAAGCGATAGTTTCAGAGATAAGAAATTTGAAAAAGATAAAAAGAATAATCTAAAACTTGGTAGAAATAGTATTTATAAAGCTACTAAAAATGGCGATAGCTGGGGGAATATTGAGTTTTTACCTTTTAATGGTAAAGAATTTTCAACTAGCAACCCAAGTTTAAGTCGTGACGGCAAAACTCTTTACTTCTCTTCTAACAGACCAGGAAGTATTGGTGGTGTAGATATTTGGAAAGTTAGCATCAATGCTGACGGAACTTATGGTGACCCTCAAAACTTAGGAAATAAAGTGAATACCGAAGGTGATGAAAGTTTCCCGTTTATTGCTGACGATAACAAGAACTTATTCTTTGCTTCTAGTGGTAAACAAGGTTTAGGTGGCTTTGATATCTACCAAATTGATTTATCAAAAGGGGGTGAAGCTAACAACTTAGGGAAACCGGTTAATACAGAAAAAGACGATTTCGGATTTTCATTTAACGGAACTAAAGACATTGGTTTCATTTCGAGTAACCGTAGCGGAAACGATGATATTTTTGTTGTAACTCCGGTATGTGCTGTTGATGTGACTATCGTAGTTACTAATGCTAAAACGGGAGCTATTTTAGCTAACGCCGGTGTAAGCATCATGGACGATAAGAAAAACATTATCACTTCTGAAATGTCAAATGACAAAGGAGAAGTTACTTATAAAGTGGAGTGTGACCGTCCTTATGTAGTGCAAGCTACCAAAGATGGTTTCGAGGGCAATACTTTTGCGGTTAACAAAAGCAAAGGGCCAACTGCTAAAGTGGATGCAGCCTTACAACCTATTGATGTTATCGTAACTGAAACTGAAGTGGTATTAAAACCAATCTATTTTGAATTTAACAAAAGCAACATTACTCAGGAAGGTGCTTTTGAGTTAGACAAATTAGTTCAGGTGATGAAGAACAATGACAAAATGGTTATTTATGCCAAAGCGCATACAGATAACAGAGGAAGTGATAAGTACAACTTAAACTTATCTGACCGTAGAGCTAAATCAACCGTACAGTATATTATCTCTAAAGGTATTGATGCGAGCCGTATTTCCGGAAAAGGAATGGGTGAGTTAGAACCTAAAGTTGATTGTGGTAAAGATTGTACCGAAGAACAACACGCTCAAAACAGACGTTCAGAGTTCTTGATTGTTAAGAAGTAA
- a CDS encoding GEVED domain-containing protein: MKFKLLSIAFLAISSVGFAQNKAALWKSTTKKSDLIALDSRMNLPENYLFQLNLSDLQTALQGSAQRTTAKAYSQNVISIPNANGTMERFRIYENSIMDPALAAKYPEIKSYLGTGIDDLSAKAYFSVSPLGFKSMVLRADKSAEFIEPISQDLTTYTVYRKADKAISLTPFECKVIDVATPQIESSTARPNADDGLLRTFRLAMSCTGEYAVYFGGTKALALAAINASMTRVNAIFENDFSARMVLIANTDLVIYTNASTDPYSAAASMSQWNAQLQSTLTSVIGEANYDIGHLFGATGGGGNAGCIGCVCVNGSKGSGITSPADGIPSGDNFDVDYVAHEMGHQFGANHTFTHSNEGSGVQVEPGSGSTIMGYAGITSLDIQPHSDPYFHAVSIQQVTNNIKAKTCSVNTSTGNAIPTASAGLDYTIPKSTPFMLTAVGTDANGDALTYNWEQMDSQTTSAAPSATKTTGVDFRSYNSTTSPTRYFPRMASVLTGATTTAGAEITVEALPSVARTLNFRVTVRDNHAGGPANNSDDMIVTVNATAGPFSVTSPNTAVSYVGGTSQMVTWAVAGTTANGVNCANVDILLSTNGGTTWSTLLAATPNDGTEAVTIPNTPGTTNRIMVKGTNHIFFDVSNANFTITSGSTDTVAPTAPTLVASGTTQTATVLSWSGATDNVAVTGYDIYKDGVLLTSTTASPFTVAGLTASTTYAFTVKAKDAAGNASAASNTVSVTTLAPVVDTTAPTAPTLSASGTTASSTNLSWSGATDNVGVTAYDVYQNGVFKATTASTTYAVSGLSASTTYSFYVIAKDAAGNSSVASNTVSVTTSVASLTYCTSLGSSTADEKIGKVVFGTINNTSTGTAGYEDFTALSTNATAGTANTITITPAWTSTAYAEGYAVFIDYNKNGVFTDAGETVWTKAASTTTPVSGTFTIPTTATLGATRMRVSMKYNAVPTACETFSYGQVEDYTVNIQAAVVDTTAPTAPTLTASGTTATGTNLSWSGATDNVAVTGYDVYKDGTLLASTASTTYAVSGLTASTTYAFNVKAKDAAGNVSAASNTVSITTSAATSLTYCTSQGNSTADERISKVVFGTISNTSTGTAGYENFTALTTNAVRGTANTITITPTWTGSAFSEGYGVWIDYNQDGDFADAGETVWTKAKSKTTPVSGTFTIPATAALGATRMRVSMKYNGTPTACEAFSYGQVEDYTVNITATAKEISSNNAISFTLYPNPVKGDMLNIANLSSPSTFKIFNMMGQELGKGKIENDAIYVGSLRTGAYLIEVSNESGTTSKRFIKE; the protein is encoded by the coding sequence ATGAAATTTAAATTACTTTCTATTGCTTTTTTGGCAATATCTAGTGTGGGTTTTGCCCAAAACAAAGCCGCACTTTGGAAGTCGACCACCAAAAAAAGTGACTTAATCGCACTTGACAGTCGAATGAATTTACCCGAAAACTATTTGTTTCAACTAAATCTTTCAGACTTACAAACTGCTTTGCAAGGTTCGGCACAAAGGACCACCGCAAAGGCTTACTCTCAAAATGTTATTTCCATTCCCAATGCCAACGGAACTATGGAACGCTTTCGTATTTACGAAAACTCCATCATGGATCCGGCATTAGCGGCAAAATATCCTGAAATCAAATCTTACCTGGGCACCGGAATCGATGATTTGAGCGCTAAAGCTTACTTCAGTGTTTCCCCATTAGGATTTAAATCAATGGTATTGCGTGCCGATAAATCGGCCGAATTCATTGAGCCTATTTCTCAAGATTTGACGACTTACACCGTTTATCGCAAAGCGGACAAAGCTATTTCATTAACGCCTTTTGAGTGTAAAGTCATTGACGTAGCAACCCCTCAGATAGAAAGCAGCACGGCAAGACCTAATGCTGATGACGGACTTTTACGTACTTTCCGTTTGGCTATGTCATGTACCGGAGAATACGCCGTGTACTTTGGAGGCACCAAAGCTTTGGCCTTAGCGGCTATAAACGCTTCGATGACTCGTGTGAATGCTATTTTTGAAAATGATTTCTCGGCCAGAATGGTCTTGATTGCCAATACTGATTTGGTAATTTATACTAACGCTTCAACCGACCCTTATTCAGCAGCAGCAAGCATGTCGCAATGGAATGCACAATTACAATCTACCTTAACTTCTGTAATTGGCGAGGCTAATTATGACATCGGACACTTATTTGGAGCTACCGGTGGCGGTGGTAATGCAGGTTGCATCGGTTGTGTATGTGTTAATGGTTCTAAAGGAAGCGGTATCACTTCTCCAGCAGACGGAATTCCATCCGGCGACAACTTCGATGTGGATTATGTAGCGCATGAAATGGGCCATCAATTTGGGGCCAACCATACGTTTACGCACAGTAACGAAGGTTCGGGCGTTCAAGTGGAACCGGGTTCAGGCTCAACCATTATGGGATATGCCGGAATTACTTCGCTTGACATTCAACCACACTCTGACCCTTACTTCCATGCCGTAAGCATTCAGCAAGTTACTAATAACATTAAAGCCAAAACTTGTTCCGTAAATACGTCAACAGGAAATGCTATCCCAACGGCCAGTGCCGGTTTAGACTATACTATTCCTAAAAGCACTCCGTTTATGCTAACTGCCGTTGGTACTGATGCCAATGGTGATGCGTTAACTTACAACTGGGAACAAATGGATTCTCAGACTACCTCGGCAGCACCAAGTGCTACTAAAACTACCGGAGTTGATTTCAGATCATACAATTCAACTACCTCACCAACGCGTTATTTCCCAAGAATGGCCTCGGTATTAACCGGTGCTACTACAACTGCTGGTGCTGAAATTACTGTAGAGGCGTTACCATCTGTAGCCCGTACGCTAAATTTCAGAGTAACGGTTCGTGATAACCATGCCGGAGGCCCTGCTAATAACAGTGATGATATGATTGTAACCGTTAATGCAACTGCAGGTCCGTTTTCAGTGACTTCACCAAATACTGCTGTTTCTTATGTGGGTGGTACTTCGCAAATGGTAACTTGGGCGGTAGCCGGTACAACAGCCAACGGAGTAAACTGTGCCAATGTAGATATATTATTATCCACTAACGGCGGAACAACTTGGTCAACTTTATTAGCCGCTACTCCAAATGACGGAACAGAGGCCGTTACCATTCCGAATACACCGGGAACGACTAACCGAATCATGGTAAAAGGAACCAACCATATTTTCTTCGATGTATCTAATGCCAACTTTACCATTACATCGGGTTCAACAGATACCGTAGCTCCAACAGCACCAACATTGGTGGCTTCAGGAACTACACAAACTGCAACTGTATTGTCTTGGTCGGGTGCTACTGATAACGTAGCGGTAACCGGATACGATATTTATAAAGATGGCGTTTTACTAACATCAACTACAGCTTCTCCTTTTACCGTTGCAGGTTTAACGGCTTCAACAACCTATGCTTTCACAGTTAAAGCAAAAGATGCCGCAGGAAATGCTTCTGCAGCCAGCAATACCGTTAGCGTAACTACATTGGCACCGGTGGTAGATACAACCGCGCCAACAGCACCAACATTATCAGCCTCAGGAACTACCGCTTCATCAACTAATTTATCATGGTCAGGTGCTACTGACAACGTGGGAGTAACCGCTTATGATGTCTATCAAAATGGTGTTTTCAAAGCTACTACAGCTTCAACAACGTATGCGGTTAGTGGCTTAAGTGCCAGCACAACTTACTCTTTCTATGTTATCGCCAAAGATGCTGCCGGAAATTCATCCGTAGCCAGCAATACCGTAAGCGTAACTACTTCAGTGGCTTCATTAACCTACTGTACTTCATTGGGAAGCAGCACGGCCGATGAAAAAATTGGTAAAGTTGTATTCGGTACTATCAACAATACTTCTACCGGAACTGCGGGTTATGAAGATTTCACAGCCCTTTCAACTAACGCAACAGCAGGAACGGCTAATACCATTACCATAACGCCGGCCTGGACCAGCACTGCTTATGCAGAAGGCTATGCCGTATTTATTGATTACAACAAAAACGGAGTGTTTACGGATGCAGGAGAAACCGTATGGACCAAAGCTGCTTCTACAACTACTCCGGTTAGCGGAACCTTTACCATTCCAACCACAGCTACTTTGGGCGCTACCAGAATGAGAGTTTCTATGAAATACAACGCTGTTCCAACAGCCTGTGAAACATTCTCTTATGGTCAAGTAGAAGATTACACCGTCAATATCCAAGCTGCTGTTGTGGATACAACCGCTCCAACGGCTCCAACTTTAACGGCTTCAGGCACTACTGCAACCGGAACTAACTTATCATGGTCAGGTGCTACCGATAACGTAGCGGTTACCGGATATGATGTTTATAAAGACGGAACTTTATTAGCTTCAACTGCTTCCACAACTTATGCCGTGAGTGGTTTAACCGCTTCAACTACTTATGCTTTTAACGTAAAAGCCAAAGATGCAGCCGGAAATGTTTCAGCAGCCAGCAACACCGTTAGTATTACTACCAGCGCCGCTACTTCTTTAACTTACTGTACTTCTCAAGGTAATAGTACCGCCGATGAAAGAATCAGCAAGGTTGTTTTCGGAACCATTAGCAATACTTCCACAGGAACGGCCGGTTATGAAAACTTCACAGCACTAACTACCAATGCAGTTAGAGGAACAGCAAATACTATAACCATTACCCCAACTTGGACCGGTAGTGCATTCAGCGAAGGCTATGGCGTTTGGATTGACTACAATCAAGATGGTGATTTTGCCGATGCCGGCGAAACCGTTTGGACCAAAGCCAAATCAAAAACAACACCGGTTAGCGGAACCTTTACTATCCCGGCTACGGCTGCATTAGGAGCCACCAGAATGAGAGTTTCGATGAAATACAACGGAACCCCTACTGCTTGTGAAGCGTTCTCTTACGGGCAAGTAGAAGACTATACCGTAAACATCACTGCTACAGCTAAAGAAATCAGCAGCAACAATGCGATTTCGTTCACATTATATCCAAACCCGGTTAAAGGGGATATGTTGAACATAGCCAATCTTTCTTCGCCATCAACATTTAAAATCTTTAATATGATGGGACAAGAATTAGGTAAAGGTAAAATTGAAAACGATGCCATTTATGTGGGTTCACTAAGAACCGGAGCTTACTTAATTGAGGTAAGCAACGAAAGCGGTACAACTTCAAAACGCTTTATCAAAGAATAA
- a CDS encoding NAD(P)/FAD-dependent oxidoreductase — protein MHLSYWELKNWFTEVDYTVVGSGIVGLHCALQLRERFPESKILVLEKGLLPQGASTKNAGFACFGSLSEIIDDLKTHSEEEVIQLIQKRWQGLQLLRKNLGDAVVDFKPYGGYELFLKDDDSAYAECLQKLPFINELLKPLFRNDVFAKEVDRFAFERIQDYVIFNPYEAQIDTGNMMEALLRKAVVNGVLILNQVEVTSYQEKVDGVQVALGDFSFETKKLLFATNGFAGELTNNQVKPARAQVLITEPIPNLDIKGTFHLDKGYYYFRNIDDRILLGGGRNLDFEGETTTEFGQTELIQDRLEWLLKNVILPDTNYTIAHRWSGIMGLGASKRPMVEPLSAHVYCGVRLGGMGVAIGSLIGKELADLV, from the coding sequence ATGCATTTAAGTTATTGGGAACTCAAAAATTGGTTTACAGAAGTTGATTATACTGTTGTTGGCAGCGGTATAGTCGGACTGCATTGTGCATTACAGTTGAGAGAACGATTTCCGGAGAGTAAAATCTTGGTCTTAGAAAAAGGGCTTTTGCCACAAGGTGCCAGTACCAAAAATGCCGGTTTTGCTTGTTTTGGCAGTCTTTCCGAAATCATAGATGATTTAAAAACCCATAGCGAAGAAGAAGTAATTCAACTCATTCAAAAGCGTTGGCAAGGCTTGCAATTGTTGCGAAAAAACCTTGGCGATGCTGTAGTTGATTTCAAACCTTATGGCGGGTATGAGTTATTTTTAAAAGATGATGACAGTGCTTATGCGGAATGTTTACAAAAACTGCCGTTTATCAATGAGCTACTGAAACCGCTTTTTAGGAATGATGTTTTTGCCAAAGAAGTGGATCGTTTTGCTTTTGAGAGGATACAGGATTATGTGATTTTTAATCCGTATGAGGCACAAATTGATACCGGTAACATGATGGAAGCACTGCTGAGAAAAGCAGTGGTCAATGGTGTTTTAATTCTCAATCAGGTTGAAGTTACTTCTTATCAGGAAAAGGTTGATGGAGTTCAAGTAGCTTTGGGGGATTTTAGTTTTGAGACTAAAAAATTACTTTTTGCTACGAATGGCTTTGCGGGGGAGTTGACCAATAATCAAGTAAAACCGGCCAGGGCTCAAGTGTTGATTACGGAGCCTATTCCTAATCTTGATATTAAAGGAACATTTCATTTGGACAAAGGGTATTATTATTTCAGAAATATTGATGACAGAATCTTGTTAGGTGGCGGCCGGAATTTAGATTTTGAAGGTGAGACCACCACGGAGTTTGGTCAAACTGAATTAATTCAAGATCGTTTGGAATGGTTGTTAAAAAATGTAATTTTACCTGACACTAACTATACTATCGCTCATCGTTGGAGTGGGATAATGGGATTGGGAGCCAGTAAAAGGCCTATGGTTGAACCGCTTTCGGCACATGTTTATTGTGGTGTCAGGTTGGGCGGTATGGGAGTGGCCATTGGTAGTTTGATAGGAAAAGAATTAGCAGATTTAGTATGA
- the mtgA gene encoding monofunctional biosynthetic peptidoglycan transglycosylase, with the protein MIKKIFRWVWKAMLWFFGLSIVSVIIFKWVPIPFTPLMVTRIIEFKLDGNDAIYSHDWEPLENISPNLQKAVIASEDANFLNHSGFDFKAMQKAFKSNQKGKRLKGGSTISQQTAKNVFLWQGRSYVRKGLEAYFTILIELIWGKERIMEVYLNSIEMGNGVYGAQEAARHWYSKKAIELTPREAAGIAAILPNPRKFKASNSSSYINKRKDRIMRSMRHMGSIKY; encoded by the coding sequence ATGATAAAGAAAATTTTTCGCTGGGTTTGGAAAGCTATGCTTTGGTTTTTTGGGCTTTCTATAGTGTCGGTTATTATTTTTAAATGGGTACCTATTCCGTTTACGCCTTTAATGGTTACGAGAATAATCGAATTTAAGCTTGATGGGAATGATGCTATATACAGTCATGATTGGGAGCCTTTGGAAAACATTTCGCCCAATTTACAAAAAGCCGTTATTGCCAGTGAAGATGCCAATTTTTTAAACCATTCCGGGTTTGATTTTAAAGCAATGCAAAAAGCATTTAAAAGCAATCAAAAGGGGAAAAGACTCAAAGGAGGAAGTACCATTTCGCAACAAACAGCTAAAAATGTTTTTTTGTGGCAAGGCAGAAGCTACGTTCGTAAAGGATTGGAGGCCTATTTTACAATTCTAATTGAACTCATTTGGGGCAAAGAACGCATCATGGAAGTGTATTTAAATAGTATAGAAATGGGCAATGGAGTGTATGGGGCACAAGAAGCTGCCCGTCATTGGTACAGCAAAAAAGCCATTGAGTTAACACCAAGGGAAGCCGCAGGAATCGCTGCTATTTTGCCTAATCCGAGAAAGTTTAAAGCGTCTAATTCTTCCTCTTATATCAACAAACGGAAAGACCGTATTATGCGCTCAATGCGTCATATGGGAAGTATAAAGTATTAA
- a CDS encoding DoxX protein — MNSMFTKIVRIALGLALVIFGANKFLHFIPMEAPTGSAGDFMNSLGATGYIFPVVGVLEVIIGIMLLMKKWVAFALILLAPISINILLFHLFLDIPGLSFALLVTVFNGILIYKHWQQYKPLFY, encoded by the coding sequence ATGAATTCAATGTTTACTAAAATCGTTCGAATTGCTTTAGGTTTGGCTCTCGTTATTTTTGGTGCCAATAAGTTTTTACATTTTATTCCAATGGAAGCGCCCACTGGTTCAGCAGGCGATTTTATGAATTCACTAGGCGCAACCGGTTATATTTTCCCGGTGGTTGGTGTTTTGGAAGTTATTATCGGCATCATGCTTTTGATGAAAAAATGGGTGGCTTTTGCGTTGATCCTCTTGGCACCAATATCTATTAACATCTTGTTGTTTCATTTGTTTTTGGACATCCCCGGATTATCATTTGCGTTATTGGTTACAGTCTTTAACGGCATACTAATCTACAAACATTGGCAACAGTACAAACCGCTATTTTACTAA